The Caulobacter sp. FWC26 genome contains a region encoding:
- a CDS encoding GTP-binding protein — protein MTQTVPASGKIPVTVLTGYLGAGKTTLLNRILTEEHGKRYAVIVNEFGEVGIDNDLVVGADEEVFEMNNGCVCCTVRGDLIRVLQGLMKRKGGFDAIIVETTGLADPGPVAQTFFVDDDVKARTALDSVTAVVDAKHILLRLSDSKEAVEQIAFADQIVLNKTDLVSEDDLRHVEARIRRINPLAPIHRAQRSNVPLDAILGKHSFDLERITDLEPDFLNPAHGEPGHVHDEHCDHHHHDHDHVHDEHCGHDHHHHHHHDAKSDVHDDGVKGISLTLDKPVDGQKITAWLNDLLARRGPDILRAKGIIDVKGEDKRLVFQAVHMILEGDFQREWTDKDKRYSRMVFIGRDLDEAELRAGFEATAA, from the coding sequence ATGACCCAGACTGTTCCGGCCTCCGGCAAGATCCCCGTCACTGTGCTCACCGGCTATCTCGGCGCCGGCAAGACCACTTTGCTCAATCGCATCCTCACCGAGGAGCACGGCAAGCGGTACGCCGTGATCGTCAATGAGTTCGGCGAGGTCGGCATCGACAACGACCTGGTGGTCGGCGCCGACGAGGAAGTTTTCGAGATGAACAACGGCTGCGTCTGCTGCACGGTGCGCGGCGACCTGATCCGGGTTCTCCAGGGCCTGATGAAGCGGAAGGGCGGCTTCGACGCGATCATCGTCGAGACCACGGGCCTTGCCGATCCCGGCCCGGTCGCCCAGACCTTCTTCGTCGACGATGACGTCAAGGCCCGTACCGCGCTGGATTCGGTGACGGCGGTGGTCGACGCCAAGCACATCTTGCTGCGCCTGTCGGACAGCAAGGAGGCCGTCGAGCAGATCGCCTTCGCCGACCAGATCGTGCTGAACAAGACCGACCTCGTCTCGGAAGACGACCTTCGCCATGTCGAGGCGCGTATCCGTCGGATCAATCCGCTGGCTCCGATCCATCGCGCGCAGCGCTCGAACGTTCCGCTGGACGCGATTCTGGGCAAGCACAGCTTCGACCTGGAGCGGATCACCGACCTGGAGCCGGACTTTCTCAATCCGGCCCACGGCGAGCCAGGTCACGTGCACGACGAGCACTGCGACCATCATCATCACGATCATGACCACGTGCATGACGAGCATTGCGGTCACGACCACCACCACCATCATCATCACGACGCCAAGAGCGACGTCCACGATGACGGCGTGAAGGGGATCTCGCTGACGCTGGACAAGCCGGTCGACGGCCAGAAGATCACCGCCTGGCTCAACGACCTGCTGGCCCGTCGCGGCCCCGACATCCTGCGCGCCAAAGGCATCATCGACGTGAAGGGCGAGGACAAGCGCCTTGTCTTCCAGGCGGTGCACATGATCCTGGAAGGCGACTTCCAGCGCGAATGGACCGACAAGGACAAGCGCTACAGCCGCATGGTCTTCATCGGCCGCGACCTGGACGAGGCCGAGCTGCGCGCCGGCTTCGAGGCGACGGCGGCTTAA
- the rplU gene encoding 50S ribosomal protein L21, with amino-acid sequence MYAVIKTGGKQYRVQAGDLLVVEKLEGEPGAAVAFGEVLMLGEGEAVTVGAPTVDGAVVSGTLIETRKGEKVKIFKKIRRQGYRRTRGHRQFESVVRVTSVTGAGKEAKWEGTIDLTPKVILDARARGLGDAAVPATIPAPVEAAPAKAEAAPKKKAAPKKAAAKTEEGEA; translated from the coding sequence ATGTACGCGGTGATCAAAACCGGCGGCAAGCAGTACCGGGTTCAAGCCGGCGACCTGCTGGTGGTCGAAAAGCTCGAAGGTGAACCCGGCGCTGCCGTGGCCTTCGGTGAAGTCCTGATGCTTGGCGAAGGCGAGGCCGTGACGGTCGGCGCCCCCACCGTGGACGGCGCTGTCGTCTCCGGCACCCTGATCGAAACCCGCAAGGGTGAGAAGGTGAAGATCTTCAAGAAGATCCGCCGTCAGGGCTATCGCCGCACCCGCGGTCACCGCCAGTTCGAATCCGTCGTGCGCGTCACGTCGGTCACCGGCGCCGGCAAGGAAGCCAAGTGGGAAGGCACGATCGACCTGACCCCGAAGGTCATCCTCGACGCCCGCGCCCGCGGCCTCGGCGACGCCGCCGTTCCGGCGACGATCCCGGCTCCGGTCGAAGCTGCGCCGGCCAAGGCCGAAGCCGCCCCGAAGAAGAAGGCCGCCCCTAAGAAGGCCGCCGCCAAGACGGAGGAAGGCGAAGCCTAA
- the rpmA gene encoding 50S ribosomal protein L27, giving the protein MAHKKSGGSSSNGRDSESKRLGVKKFGGEKVLAGNILVRQRGTKFYPGSGVGMGKDHTLFALVQGAVGFVTKKHNRTYVTVTPAAQPAE; this is encoded by the coding sequence ATGGCTCACAAGAAATCAGGCGGCTCGTCCAGCAACGGTCGCGACTCAGAGTCGAAGCGCCTTGGCGTGAAGAAGTTCGGCGGCGAGAAGGTTCTCGCCGGCAACATCCTCGTGCGTCAGCGCGGCACCAAGTTCTACCCGGGTTCGGGCGTGGGCATGGGCAAGGATCACACCCTCTTCGCGCTCGTGCAGGGCGCGGTGGGCTTCGTGACCAAGAAGCACAACCGTACCTACGTGACCGTGACCCCGGCCGCTCAGCCGGCCGAGTAA
- a CDS encoding GNAT family N-acetyltransferase translates to MSVIEEKPVIETQRLTLRVPALADIERVAAFCVDHDVARMTTRMPSPYTRSHAEDFVARCGTQDRRRDNTFAIELGEEGLIGVIGLFTNPDGPVEMGYWIGRPYWGRGYATEAARGALDWARSRWSKRYVTAGHFADNAASGRVLVKAGFLYTGVVEHKPSIARGELAATRMMVWLA, encoded by the coding sequence ATGAGCGTCATCGAAGAAAAACCCGTCATTGAAACCCAGCGGTTGACGCTGCGCGTGCCGGCCTTGGCCGACATCGAGCGCGTGGCGGCCTTCTGCGTGGATCACGACGTGGCGCGCATGACCACGCGCATGCCCTCGCCCTACACCCGCAGCCACGCCGAGGATTTCGTCGCACGGTGCGGAACCCAGGATCGTCGGCGCGACAACACCTTCGCTATCGAGTTGGGCGAAGAAGGCCTGATCGGGGTGATCGGCCTCTTCACCAATCCGGACGGGCCGGTGGAGATGGGCTACTGGATTGGCCGGCCCTACTGGGGTCGCGGCTATGCAACCGAGGCCGCTCGCGGCGCCTTGGACTGGGCGCGTTCCCGCTGGAGCAAGCGGTACGTGACCGCGGGCCACTTCGCCGACAACGCGGCGTCTGGGCGCGTGCTGGTCAAGGCCGGGTTTCTGTATACGGGCGTCGTCGAGCACAAGCCGTCGATCGCGCGCGGCGAACTGGCGGCGACGAGAATGATGGTCTGGCTGGCCTGA
- the obgE gene encoding GTPase ObgE, which produces MKFLDQCKIYIRSGNGGGGSVSFRREKYIEYGGPDGGDGGRGGDVWIEAVEGLNTLIDYRYQQHFKAGTGVHGMGRARHGAAGEDVVLKVPVGTEVLEEDKETLIADLDHAGMRILLAKGGNGGWGNLHFKGPVNQAPKYANPGQEGEERWIWLRLKLIADVGLVGLPNAGKSTFLAAASAAKPKIADYPFTTLTPNLGVVDLSSSERFVLADIPGLIEGASEGAGLGTRFLGHVERSATLIHLIDATQENVAEAYKTIRGELEAYGDELADKAEILALNKIDALDEETLAEKVAELEAVAGVKPRLVSGVSGQGVTELLRAAYRQVRIRRGDLEEEIADDEDHVDETPGGWTP; this is translated from the coding sequence ATGAAATTCTTGGACCAATGCAAGATCTACATCCGCTCCGGTAACGGCGGCGGCGGATCGGTGTCGTTCCGCCGCGAGAAGTACATCGAGTACGGCGGCCCGGACGGCGGCGATGGCGGTCGCGGCGGCGACGTGTGGATCGAGGCCGTAGAGGGCCTCAATACCCTGATCGACTATCGCTACCAGCAGCACTTCAAGGCCGGCACGGGCGTGCACGGCATGGGCCGCGCGCGTCATGGCGCGGCCGGCGAAGATGTTGTCCTGAAGGTCCCCGTCGGCACAGAGGTGCTGGAAGAGGACAAGGAGACCCTGATCGCCGATCTCGACCACGCCGGCATGCGCATCCTGCTGGCCAAGGGCGGCAATGGCGGCTGGGGCAATCTGCACTTCAAGGGCCCGGTCAACCAGGCCCCAAAATACGCCAACCCCGGTCAGGAGGGCGAGGAGCGCTGGATCTGGCTCCGGCTGAAGCTGATCGCCGATGTCGGCCTCGTTGGCCTGCCCAACGCCGGCAAGTCGACCTTCCTGGCCGCGGCCAGCGCCGCCAAGCCCAAGATCGCCGACTACCCGTTCACCACCCTCACTCCGAACCTCGGCGTCGTGGACCTGTCGAGCAGCGAGCGCTTCGTTCTGGCCGACATCCCCGGCCTGATCGAGGGGGCCAGCGAAGGCGCGGGTCTTGGCACGCGCTTCCTCGGTCACGTCGAACGGTCGGCGACCCTGATCCATCTGATCGACGCCACTCAGGAGAACGTCGCAGAGGCTTACAAGACGATCCGGGGCGAACTTGAAGCCTATGGCGACGAGTTGGCCGACAAGGCCGAGATCCTGGCCCTGAATAAGATCGACGCCTTGGATGAGGAAACCCTCGCCGAGAAGGTCGCCGAGCTTGAGGCTGTCGCGGGCGTCAAGCCGCGCCTGGTGTCGGGGGTCTCGGGCCAGGGCGTCACCGAACTGCTGCGCGCGGCCTATCGGCAGGTCCGCATCCGCCGCGGCGACCTTGAGGAAGAGATCGCGGACGACGAGGATCACGTCGACGAGACCCCCGGAGGCTGGACGCCGTGA
- the proB gene encoding glutamate 5-kinase — translation MSQAAEAFQNARRIVFKVGSALLVDDDTGAADRAWLDAFCADAAALRAAGKQVLVVSSGAVALGRRRLGLTGRKTTLPEKQAAAAAGQSLLMRAWEEAFEPHGAGVAQILLTRDDTETRRRWLNARATTETLMGLGVVPVVNENDTVVTEEIRYGDNDRLAARVAQMAGADLLVLLSDIDGLYTADPRKSPKAQHIPLVSEITAEIAGMAEGANAAAGVGTGGMATKIAAARIARAAGCATLITLGSRPRPLAAIAAGEKATLIEAGASPAAAYKAWIAGSLAPQGWVTVDAGAAKALESGKSLLSAGVRAIEGPFEKGDAVRVRDETGREIARGIVRYDSADAQRIAGLRSDAIEAELGFTEGPMIHADDLAVAH, via the coding sequence GTGAGCCAAGCGGCCGAGGCGTTCCAGAACGCGCGTCGCATCGTCTTTAAGGTCGGCTCGGCCCTGCTGGTTGACGATGACACTGGCGCGGCCGACCGCGCCTGGCTGGACGCGTTCTGCGCCGACGCTGCGGCCCTGCGCGCCGCCGGCAAGCAGGTCCTGGTCGTCTCGTCGGGCGCCGTGGCGCTTGGGCGGCGACGACTGGGGCTCACCGGCCGCAAGACGACCTTGCCCGAAAAGCAGGCCGCCGCCGCCGCCGGGCAGTCGCTGTTGATGCGCGCCTGGGAGGAAGCCTTCGAGCCCCATGGCGCCGGTGTCGCGCAGATCCTGCTGACCCGCGACGACACCGAGACCCGCCGTCGCTGGTTGAACGCTCGCGCCACGACCGAAACCCTGATGGGCCTGGGCGTCGTCCCGGTGGTCAATGAGAACGACACGGTCGTCACCGAGGAAATCCGCTACGGCGACAACGACCGGCTGGCCGCGCGCGTGGCCCAAATGGCCGGCGCCGATCTTCTGGTCCTGCTGTCGGACATCGATGGCCTCTACACCGCAGACCCGCGCAAGAGCCCCAAGGCCCAGCACATCCCATTGGTGAGCGAGATCACGGCCGAGATCGCCGGCATGGCCGAGGGGGCCAACGCCGCCGCCGGGGTCGGCACCGGCGGCATGGCCACCAAGATCGCCGCCGCTCGTATCGCCCGAGCCGCCGGCTGCGCCACCCTGATCACCTTGGGCTCGCGCCCGCGCCCGCTGGCCGCCATCGCCGCCGGCGAGAAGGCGACGCTGATCGAGGCCGGGGCGTCGCCCGCCGCCGCCTACAAGGCCTGGATCGCCGGCTCGCTGGCGCCGCAGGGCTGGGTCACGGTCGACGCCGGCGCGGCCAAGGCGCTGGAGTCCGGCAAGAGCTTGCTGTCGGCGGGCGTGCGTGCGATCGAGGGTCCGTTCGAGAAGGGCGACGCCGTCCGCGTCCGCGATGAGACCGGCCGCGAGATCGCGCGTGGCATCGTCCGCTACGACAGCGCCGACGCCCAGCGCATCGCCGGACTGCGATCCGACGCCATCGAGGCCGAACTCGGCTTCACCGAAGGTCCCATGATCCACGCCGACGACCTGGCCGTAGCCCACTAG
- a CDS encoding UbiD family decarboxylase: MAYRSLREFIDVLEAKGELVRVREPVSSVLEMTEIQTRLLATGGPAVLFEHVLLPDGSRSEMPALANLFGTVKRVAMGVTLGGEPRETAGELREVGELLAFLRQPQPPKGLKDALDMLPLAKTVMSMRPGTVKKAPVQEVVLTGDQIDLTKLPVQTCWPGEPAPLITWPLVVTKGPSKDREDDFNLGIYRMQVLGKDKCVMRWLAHRGGAQHYARHKKAGNKDPLPACAVLGADPGTILAAVTPVPDTLSEYQFAGLLRGAKVDLVPAKTVPLMVPAHAEIVIEGHVLLDEFADEGPYGDHTGYYNSVEKFPVFQVTAITMRKDPIYLTTFTGRPPDEPSVLGEALNEVFIPLIRQQFPEIVDFWLPPEGCSYRIAVVSMKKAYPGHAKRVMLGVWSYLRQFMYTKWVIVVDHDINARDWKDVMWAISTKMDPARDITVIEHTPIDYLDFASPESGLGSKIGLDATDKWPPETKREWGEEIRMDQAVVDAVSEKWAKLGLPGDGRPIWK; encoded by the coding sequence ATGGCCTACCGATCCTTGCGCGAATTCATCGATGTCCTGGAGGCCAAGGGTGAACTGGTCCGGGTCAGAGAACCCGTGTCCAGCGTCCTGGAGATGACCGAGATCCAGACACGGCTTCTGGCGACCGGCGGTCCGGCGGTGCTGTTCGAGCACGTCTTGCTGCCAGACGGCTCGCGTTCGGAGATGCCAGCGCTCGCCAACCTGTTCGGCACGGTCAAGCGCGTGGCCATGGGCGTCACCCTGGGCGGTGAACCGCGCGAGACGGCGGGCGAACTGCGCGAGGTCGGCGAACTCCTGGCCTTCCTGCGCCAGCCCCAGCCGCCCAAGGGCCTCAAGGACGCCCTCGACATGCTGCCCCTGGCCAAGACGGTCATGAGCATGCGCCCTGGCACGGTGAAGAAGGCTCCCGTGCAGGAGGTCGTCCTGACCGGCGACCAGATCGACCTCACCAAGCTGCCGGTCCAGACCTGCTGGCCGGGCGAGCCCGCGCCGTTGATCACCTGGCCGCTGGTCGTGACCAAGGGCCCCAGCAAGGACCGCGAGGACGACTTCAACCTCGGCATCTACCGCATGCAGGTGCTGGGCAAGGACAAGTGCGTCATGCGCTGGCTGGCCCATCGCGGCGGCGCCCAGCACTACGCTCGCCACAAGAAGGCGGGCAACAAGGACCCCCTGCCCGCCTGCGCCGTGCTGGGCGCGGATCCCGGCACCATCCTGGCGGCCGTTACGCCGGTGCCCGACACCTTGTCGGAGTATCAGTTCGCGGGCCTGCTGCGCGGGGCCAAGGTCGACCTCGTCCCGGCCAAGACCGTGCCGCTGATGGTCCCGGCCCACGCCGAGATCGTGATCGAGGGTCATGTCCTCTTGGACGAGTTCGCCGACGAGGGCCCCTACGGCGACCACACCGGCTATTACAACAGCGTCGAGAAGTTCCCGGTCTTCCAGGTGACGGCGATCACCATGCGCAAGGACCCGATCTACCTGACCACCTTCACCGGCCGGCCGCCGGACGAGCCCAGTGTGCTGGGCGAGGCGCTGAACGAGGTGTTCATCCCGCTGATCCGCCAGCAGTTCCCCGAGATCGTCGACTTCTGGCTGCCGCCCGAGGGCTGCAGCTACCGCATCGCCGTGGTGTCGATGAAGAAGGCCTATCCCGGCCACGCCAAGCGCGTGATGCTGGGCGTGTGGAGCTATCTGCGCCAGTTCATGTACACCAAGTGGGTGATCGTCGTGGACCACGACATCAACGCCCGCGACTGGAAGGACGTGATGTGGGCGATCAGCACCAAGATGGACCCCGCGCGGGACATCACGGTGATCGAGCACACCCCGATCGACTACCTCGACTTCGCGTCGCCCGAGAGCGGCCTCGGCTCCAAGATCGGCCTCGACGCCACCGACAAGTGGCCGCCCGAGACCAAGCGCGAATGGGGCGAGGAGATTCGCATGGACCAAGCCGTCGTCGACGCCGTCAGCGAGAAGTGGGCGAAGCTGGGCCTACCGGGTGACGGCCGGCCGATCTGGAAATAG
- a CDS encoding M14 family metallopeptidase → MRTTALLAITLLALGAPAMSQTPPSKAPWDQAFLPPAPHWQGASQALIRDKADPWVTPFEADAEHNFSPSYADTRAWFQKLDKASPLIRVEDFGVSPQGREIFAVIASKDGDKLDPKKPLLLVQAGIHPGEIDGKDAGMMLLRDMAFHGKDGLLDKVNLVLIPILSVDGHERSGPYSRPNQRGPRIQGWRNTATNQNLNRDFMKLDQPEMRALKRLQAKYKADLYVDVHVTDGMDYQYDVTYGFNGENGVWNRSPAIAQWLDGVLKPAMNNSLEAEGHIPGELVFGVDEHNPKAGFSDGGLGERFSNGWGAAAHVPTILIENHSLKPHAQRVLGTYVFIETAMKLLAEKGGDLRTAIAADSALRPTEIPANFVADDKPAYTRAFKGIRYEYYDSPASGRKEVRWLGEADPEIWNVPFYGSKPSLTLKRPAAYYVPSYRADIIDRLKLHGVIVETLPAATTLKVEMIRLVDPKIATRANEGHVQISVDKVTTETRDWTFPKGSVRVSTDQPLGDLVVLLLEPQSNESLFAWGMVPEVLSRVEYIEPYAIAPLAEKMMAADPKLKAEFEAKLAAEPKFAADPDARLAWFYKRTPFYDDHHLLYPIARERAR, encoded by the coding sequence ATGCGCACGACAGCCCTTCTCGCTATAACCCTGCTTGCCTTGGGAGCCCCCGCAATGTCCCAGACCCCGCCCTCCAAAGCCCCATGGGACCAAGCCTTCCTGCCGCCGGCGCCGCACTGGCAGGGCGCTAGCCAAGCTCTGATCCGAGACAAGGCCGATCCGTGGGTGACGCCGTTCGAGGCCGACGCCGAACACAATTTCTCGCCGAGCTACGCCGACACCCGCGCCTGGTTCCAGAAGCTGGACAAGGCCAGCCCCCTGATCCGCGTCGAGGACTTCGGCGTCTCGCCGCAGGGCCGTGAGATCTTCGCGGTGATCGCCAGCAAGGACGGCGACAAGCTGGATCCCAAGAAGCCGCTGCTGCTGGTCCAGGCCGGGATCCACCCCGGCGAGATCGACGGCAAGGACGCCGGCATGATGCTGCTGCGGGATATGGCGTTCCACGGCAAGGACGGCCTGCTGGACAAGGTCAACCTGGTCCTGATCCCGATCCTGTCGGTCGACGGACACGAACGCTCGGGCCCCTACTCCCGCCCCAACCAGCGCGGGCCGCGCATCCAGGGCTGGCGCAACACCGCGACCAACCAGAACCTCAACCGCGACTTCATGAAGCTGGACCAGCCGGAGATGCGGGCCCTGAAGCGCCTGCAGGCCAAGTACAAGGCCGATCTCTATGTCGACGTCCACGTGACCGACGGCATGGACTACCAGTACGACGTCACCTACGGCTTCAACGGCGAGAACGGCGTCTGGAACCGCTCCCCGGCCATCGCCCAGTGGCTGGACGGGGTGCTGAAGCCCGCCATGAACAACAGCCTGGAGGCCGAGGGCCACATTCCGGGCGAGCTGGTGTTCGGCGTCGACGAGCACAATCCCAAGGCCGGCTTCTCGGACGGGGGTCTGGGCGAGCGCTTCTCGAACGGCTGGGGCGCGGCGGCCCACGTCCCGACCATCCTGATCGAGAACCATAGCCTGAAGCCCCACGCCCAGCGCGTGCTCGGGACCTATGTGTTCATCGAGACGGCGATGAAGCTCCTGGCCGAAAAGGGCGGCGACCTGCGGACGGCCATCGCCGCCGACAGCGCCCTGCGCCCGACCGAGATTCCAGCCAATTTCGTCGCCGACGACAAGCCGGCCTACACGCGGGCCTTCAAGGGCATCCGTTACGAGTACTACGACAGCCCCGCCTCCGGCCGGAAGGAAGTGCGCTGGCTGGGCGAGGCGGATCCCGAGATCTGGAACGTCCCGTTCTATGGCTCCAAGCCCTCGCTGACGCTCAAACGCCCGGCCGCCTATTATGTGCCCAGCTACCGCGCCGACATCATTGATCGCCTGAAGCTGCATGGCGTGATCGTAGAGACGCTGCCAGCCGCCACGACGCTCAAGGTCGAGATGATCCGCCTGGTCGATCCCAAGATCGCCACGCGCGCCAACGAAGGCCACGTGCAGATCAGCGTCGACAAGGTCACGACCGAGACCCGCGATTGGACCTTCCCCAAGGGCTCGGTCCGTGTGTCGACCGACCAGCCGCTGGGCGACCTTGTCGTCCTGCTGCTAGAGCCGCAGTCGAACGAGAGCCTGTTCGCCTGGGGCATGGTTCCGGAGGTGCTGAGCCGGGTGGAATACATCGAGCCCTACGCCATCGCCCCCCTGGCCGAGAAGATGATGGCGGCCGATCCGAAGCTGAAGGCAGAGTTCGAGGCCAAGTTGGCGGCCGAGCCCAAGTTCGCCGCTGATCCCGACGCGCGCCTGGCCTGGTTCTACAAGCGCACGCCGTTCTACGACGACCACCACCTGCTCTATCCGATCGCGCGGGAACGCGCGCGATAA
- a CDS encoding MAPEG family protein — translation MDTITSGHAAALWAGLNLFLLLILSLLVVRLRQKHKVALGDEGIPELARAIRAFGNASEYIPSGMAALAVLAVAGAAPLAIHVVGFILFAGRVIHAVGLSNSGGASIPRAVGMLATWLAYIFAGVALLLSAIG, via the coding sequence ATGGACACCATCACCTCGGGCCACGCCGCAGCGCTGTGGGCCGGCCTCAACCTTTTCCTGCTTCTCATCCTGTCGTTGCTGGTCGTGCGCCTCCGCCAGAAACACAAGGTGGCGCTGGGCGATGAAGGCATTCCCGAACTAGCCCGCGCGATCCGCGCGTTCGGCAACGCCTCAGAATACATTCCCTCGGGTATGGCGGCGCTCGCGGTGCTGGCCGTCGCAGGCGCCGCGCCCCTGGCCATCCACGTGGTGGGTTTCATCCTGTTCGCCGGCCGTGTGATTCACGCCGTCGGCCTGTCCAACAGCGGCGGGGCGTCGATCCCACGCGCGGTAGGCATGTTGGCCACCTGGCTGGCCTACATCTTCGCCGGCGTCGCTCTGCTGTTGTCGGCGATCGGATAG
- a CDS encoding TldD/PmbA family protein translates to MDDNLLHDVVAAARKAGADAAEAVFAERQSLSVSVRLGDLEEVEREEARDLGLRVFIGQRSATVSGSDISAEARAKLIERAVAMARLAPEDPYASLAPQDRLARGPFPDLDLIDAYEPSAETLETQARTAEEHARAVKGVTNSDGGSATWSSSRWALVTSDGFHGAHAATAHSISASAIAGEGAGMERGGEGRSTRHFGDLPAAGDVGMEAGRQAVARLNPRKIASTTAPVIFENRLAMSLIGPLLGAISGPSIARGTSFLKDKLGQAIFAKGVNLLEDPHRVRGLGSAPFDDEGVATEARALIEDGVLTTWLLNTSAAKQLGLTTTGHASRGLAGPSGVSTHNLTLQPGAQDLQGLMKDAGTGLVVTSMFGPSLNGNTGDWSVGCSGYWFENGERTGPVTEITVAGNLIDIYARLVPGSDLELRGASNSPSLLVDALAIAGK, encoded by the coding sequence ATGGACGATAATCTGCTGCATGACGTGGTCGCCGCCGCGCGCAAGGCCGGGGCCGACGCGGCCGAGGCTGTCTTCGCCGAGCGCCAATCCCTTTCCGTTTCCGTCCGGCTGGGCGACCTAGAAGAAGTCGAGCGCGAGGAGGCCCGCGATCTTGGCCTTCGCGTCTTCATCGGCCAGCGCAGCGCCACAGTTTCCGGATCGGATATCTCGGCCGAAGCGCGCGCGAAGCTGATCGAACGCGCCGTCGCCATGGCCCGTCTGGCGCCGGAGGATCCCTATGCCAGCCTCGCGCCTCAGGATCGTCTGGCGCGCGGTCCATTCCCGGACCTCGACCTGATCGACGCCTACGAACCGTCCGCCGAAACGCTTGAGACCCAGGCGCGAACCGCCGAAGAGCACGCGCGTGCGGTCAAGGGCGTCACCAATTCCGACGGCGGCTCGGCCACCTGGTCGTCGTCACGCTGGGCCCTGGTCACCAGCGACGGCTTCCACGGCGCCCACGCGGCCACGGCTCACTCGATCTCGGCCTCCGCCATCGCCGGCGAGGGCGCAGGCATGGAGCGGGGCGGCGAAGGTCGCTCGACCCGTCACTTCGGCGACCTGCCGGCGGCGGGCGACGTCGGCATGGAGGCTGGCCGCCAGGCCGTCGCCCGCCTGAACCCACGCAAGATCGCCTCGACCACCGCCCCGGTGATCTTCGAGAACCGCTTGGCCATGAGCCTGATCGGTCCGCTGCTGGGTGCGATTTCGGGTCCCTCGATCGCGCGCGGCACCTCGTTCCTGAAGGACAAGCTGGGTCAGGCGATCTTCGCCAAGGGCGTCAACCTGCTGGAAGACCCACACCGGGTGCGCGGCCTGGGCTCTGCCCCGTTCGACGACGAGGGGGTGGCCACCGAGGCCCGCGCCCTGATCGAAGACGGCGTCCTGACCACCTGGCTGCTCAACACCAGCGCGGCCAAGCAGCTAGGCCTCACGACCACGGGGCATGCCTCGCGCGGTCTGGCGGGCCCTTCCGGCGTCTCGACCCACAACCTGACGCTCCAACCCGGCGCCCAGGACCTGCAGGGCCTGATGAAGGATGCAGGGACGGGACTTGTGGTGACCTCGATGTTCGGCCCCTCACTGAATGGCAATACGGGCGATTGGTCTGTGGGCTGCTCGGGCTACTGGTTCGAGAACGGCGAGCGCACCGGCCCCGTCACCGAGATCACCGTCGCCGGCAACCTGATCGACATCTACGCCCGCCTCGTGCCTGGCTCGGATCTGGAGCTACGCGGCGCCAGCAACAGCCCGTCGCTGCTGGTCGACGCCCTGGCGATCGCGGGCAAATGA
- a CDS encoding 3'(2'),5'-bisphosphate nucleotidase CysQ, translating to MNDLDLIIAAAREAGELALGARENGLKIWSKSGGSPVTDADLAVDTLLRTELRAERPDYGWLSEETADDPARLSTARQFVVDPIDGTVAFMKGKPWFAVSIAVVENGHPVAGVVHAPALDETYAATFDGPATLNGVPIAPSATDRLEGAAMLGDAKMFAHPAWREPWPAMRIETRNSIAYRACLVAAGAFDAAVALSPKSEWDVAAADLICRRAGAALSDHKGRPYAYNRPVPQVPSLVCANRVLAPLILNRVGHIELP from the coding sequence ATGAACGACCTGGACCTGATCATCGCTGCGGCGCGGGAGGCGGGCGAATTGGCGCTCGGCGCTCGCGAGAACGGCCTGAAGATCTGGTCCAAGTCGGGCGGTTCACCGGTCACGGACGCCGACCTCGCCGTCGACACGCTGCTGCGCACCGAACTCCGCGCCGAACGCCCGGACTATGGCTGGCTGTCCGAAGAGACCGCCGACGACCCCGCCCGCCTCTCCACCGCACGGCAATTCGTGGTCGATCCGATCGACGGCACCGTCGCCTTCATGAAGGGCAAGCCCTGGTTCGCGGTGTCGATCGCCGTGGTCGAGAACGGCCATCCCGTCGCCGGCGTCGTTCACGCGCCGGCGCTGGACGAGACCTACGCCGCGACCTTCGACGGCCCCGCCACCCTGAACGGCGTACCGATCGCCCCCAGCGCCACTGACCGCCTGGAAGGCGCGGCGATGCTGGGCGACGCCAAGATGTTCGCCCACCCCGCCTGGCGCGAGCCGTGGCCGGCGATGCGGATCGAAACCCGAAACTCCATCGCCTACCGGGCCTGCCTCGTGGCCGCCGGCGCTTTCGACGCGGCGGTGGCGCTATCTCCCAAGAGCGAATGGGACGTCGCGGCCGCTGACCTGATCTGCCGGCGCGCTGGCGCGGCGCTCAGCGATCACAAGGGCCGTCCCTACGCCTATAATCGGCCCGTTCCGCAGGTTCCGAGCCTTGTTTGCGCCAATCGCGTGCTGGCGCCATTGATCCTTAACCGTGTCGGGCATATCGAGCTGCCATAA